Proteins encoded by one window of bacterium:
- a CDS encoding sugar phosphate isomerase/epimerase, with product MYQEAIRIGTLATGKNNWTGDYLRQILPYGFESFSITFWQTLGGTDLKCLSDEIKDVITDKGAVVSSLGVFGNPLMDDAMAEETRESWRQAIDNAHLFGCDIVAGFAGRIEDKPIDESMPRFAEVFGPLAKRAADKGVRIAFENCDMGGTWKTGSWNIAHNPTAWEMMFNAIPSENVGLEWEPCHQMVSLIEPIPQLSKWVKKVFHVHGKDATIMWPVMREFGVDGPRQFAYHRTPGFGDSNWTDIISILRQGGFNGSIDIEGWHDPVYKGELEMMGQVAGLNYLKRCRGGAFVPDPQFEANK from the coding sequence ATGTATCAAGAAGCTATTCGAATTGGAACACTTGCCACTGGGAAGAATAATTGGACAGGTGATTACCTGCGCCAAATCCTTCCTTATGGCTTCGAATCATTTAGTATTACCTTCTGGCAGACTCTCGGGGGAACCGACCTCAAGTGTCTTTCCGATGAGATTAAAGATGTTATCACAGACAAAGGCGCTGTTGTCAGCAGCTTAGGCGTATTTGGCAATCCGTTAATGGATGATGCTATGGCCGAAGAAACTCGCGAAAGCTGGCGACAGGCGATTGATAACGCGCATTTATTTGGCTGCGATATCGTAGCCGGTTTTGCAGGACGAATCGAGGACAAACCCATTGATGAATCGATGCCTCGCTTCGCGGAAGTCTTTGGACCACTAGCAAAGCGAGCCGCCGATAAAGGCGTTCGCATCGCTTTTGAGAACTGCGATATGGGCGGCACTTGGAAAACCGGCAGTTGGAATATCGCTCATAACCCGACTGCTTGGGAAATGATGTTCAACGCAATTCCTTCAGAGAATGTCGGACTCGAATGGGAGCCTTGCCACCAGATGGTCAGCCTTATCGAGCCTATTCCTCAGCTTTCTAAATGGGTGAAGAAGGTCTTTCACGTTCATGGCAAGGACGCAACGATTATGTGGCCAGTTATGCGTGAGTTCGGCGTCGATGGGCCGAGACAGTTCGCATATCACCGTACCCCTGGGTTTGGAGACAGCAACTGGACCGATATTATTTCAATTCTACGCCAAGGCGGATTCAACGGCAGCATTGATATCGAAGGCTGGCACGATCCCGTTTATAAAGGTGAATTAGAGATGATGGGTCAGGTTGCAGGTTTGAACTACCTAAAACGCTGCCGAGGCGGCGCTTTCGTCCCAGACCCACAATTTGAAGCGAATAAATAG